The sequence AAGAGGGCATTTCCACCCTTGGCGCCATGGACATCTGGTTTGACGACAGCGTGAAACGGCTGAATACCGAGGAGCGCGGGCAATACATTGGCGCGTTCAAGGGAACCGATAAAATCCTGTCGTTGATGCAATCGGGCGACTACCGTCTGACCGGTTTCGAAATCAGCACCCATTTCGACTCCGACCTGATCTACATCGGGCAGTATGACCCTGAACAAGTCTTCACTGCGGTTTACCTCGAAGGGAAAACCGGTTTTCATTACCTCAAACGTTTTACCATTGAGGAAACTGATAAGAAAACTGCCTTCGTAAACGACGATCCTGACTCTAAGTTCATCACCCTCTCGGTGGATGAAAATCCAATGCTCGAATTGTTTTTCGACCACAAGCGCAATGAGAAGGAAATTCCCAACGAAGTTGTGAATGCGGAGGAGTTTATCGGGGTGAAAAGCCACAAAGCCAAAGGTAAAAGGTTGTCGAAATATTTCATTAAAAAACTGGAATGGTTGGAACCACCGGAGCCTGAAGTGACTGAAGATGATGCAGAGGTTCTGCCCGACGAACCGGACATTGAGTTTGAAGTGATTGATGAACCTGAAGAAATCATAACTGTTCAGGAGGAAAACCAGCCAGTCGAAGAAATGACACCCAGGCCTGAGGAATTCCAGGATGAAGTAACGAAAGAAGACACTTCACCCAAACCAGTTGTTCCTGAAGTTCACATCACTGAAAAGAAAAAACCAAAATCCGGCGCCGGTGAGATACCCGGGCAAATGAGTTTGTTTTAGCAGTGGTCATATTGATGCTCATTTCATTGCGTTGGCCAACTGCTCGGTTGATGGCTTATTCTCCCGGCTAACAAACAAACCTCCAACGAAACTTGTTAAGTGCAAAAAATTATAGAAATGGCCAACAACGTTTTTGGAACAACTCTAAAGCCCTGCAGTCAGCGCCCGGTGACCGGTTTTTATCGCGATGGTATTTGTCGCACCGGCGAAGACGATTATGGAACTCACACGGTCTGTGCAGTGATGACCGAAGAATTCCTGCGGTTTTCCTTCGATCGTGGCAATGACCTGATAACACCCATGCCGCAGTATCGCTTTCCCGGATTAGGCCCGGGAGATCGGTGGTGTCTTTGTGCCTTGCGCTGGAAAGAAGCCTTCCTGGCCGGTGTTGCCCCGCCTGTTATCCTTGAAGCCACCAACGAAAGTACCCTCAGGCTGATTGACCTTGAAGATTTAGTGAAACACGCCTACTCGGAATGATTTGAAACTCACTTCAGAACAATTGAGTATCAACCAGAAAAATTCCTTGATTTGAAAACGAAGCAATGAAATCCAGGATTATCCCAATGCCACATCAAGGAACATCATCGTGGCAAATCCCAACATAGCGCCAATGGTGGATAAGTCAGTTTCATTTCCGGTTTGGGACTCCGGGATTAGCTCTTCGACAACCACAAAAATCATTGCACCTGCTGCAAATGATAAAGCATACGGGAGTAAAGGTGTCATGGTCAGAACAAGATAAGCGCCAAGAACCCCTGCAATGGGTTCCACAATTCCTGATATCTGGCCGTAGTTAAACGCTCTTAATCTCGAAAAGCCCTCTCGTCTTAGAGGAATGGAAACGGCTGCACCTTCGGGGAAGTTTTGTAAGCCAATCCCAATGGCCAGTGCAACTGCACCGGCAAGCATTCCTGAATCAGGATTATTGGCCAGTGCGCCAAAAGCAACTCCAACTGCAAGTCCTTCAGGGATGTTGTGGAGGGTAATCGCCAGCACAAGCAAAA is a genomic window of Bacteroidales bacterium containing:
- a CDS encoding DUF2237 domain-containing protein, translated to MANNVFGTTLKPCSQRPVTGFYRDGICRTGEDDYGTHTVCAVMTEEFLRFSFDRGNDLITPMPQYRFPGLGPGDRWCLCALRWKEAFLAGVAPPVILEATNESTLRLIDLEDLVKHAYSE
- a CDS encoding ZIP family metal transporter, with the protein product MNLDFLFEYNPVLLALFATLFTYGLTALGSSMVFFFKTINKKILNSMLGFAAGVMIAASFWSLLKPAIEMAEEHGSLSWMPALVGFLSGGAFLLLIDKLLPHLHLGLSVDKAEGIKTSWQRSVLLVLAITLHNIPEGLAVGVAFGALANNPDSGMLAGAVALAIGIGLQNFPEGAAVSIPLRREGFSRLRAFNYGQISGIVEPIAGVLGAYLVLTMTPLLPYALSFAAGAMIFVVVEELIPESQTGNETDLSTIGAMLGFATMMFLDVALG